TAATCTTTCATTTCACTCCGTTCTGTGATATTCTCATGATATTCGGTGCATGAGCAGTTACGACTTTCTGCATCTGTTGCCGATTTTTTAAGTTTCACACTGGACTCTGTACTATTTTAAACCCATACAGACACGAGCGATACATCCGTCCATGCGAGTGACGGGACGGATCCGCTATGATATCATGACATTTCGAACCTGACCCGGAGGGGTCCACCATAAAAAGGAGGAAACTATGAAACTGCGTACGGTAATCGGTTTGGCGGCGGTAAGTGCGGCACTCATCATGAACATATCCCTGGCACAGGCAGAGGGGCTGAAGCCTTTCGTCCTCGGCGCGGAACCCCAGAAGGCTGACCCGGCACAGGTGGTTGTTGATGCCAAGACGGCCTTGCTGGCACAGGGATTCGAAGTGGTCGGCACCTACTCCCCCTATCCCAATGCCACGGTGATCATTGTGACCAGCGACTCCTTGAAGGCCAACGCGTCAAAAAGCGATTTCGGCGGATACGGGGCTATCGAGCGCGTGGCAGTCACCCAAGTGAAGGACAAGGTCCAGGTGTCCTTTACCAATCCTCCTTATTGGGCGGCGGCCTATCGGATGAAGGGGAACCTGGAGGACGTGAAGGCAAAGCTGGAGGCGGCCCTGGGCAAGCAAAGGGAATTCGGTTCAGAGAAGGGGCTTACGGAAAAACAACTGCGGAAATACAACTACACCTTCGGCATGGAGAAGTTCGACAGCCTCGGCAAGCACGAACTGGCTGAGTATAAGACCTATCATGAGGCCAAGAGCGCGGTCGAAGCCGGCCTCGCTGCGGGCAAGGCGGGAGTGACCAGGGTGTACTGCGTTGACATACCGGGCAAGGAAGAGGCGGTCTACGGCGTCGCCATGTCCAAGGGAAAAGGCGCGGACAAATACATCATGGACTACATCGACTTCGGCGATGTCAAGTCGACGGCCCACCTTCCGTATGAGATACTGGTGTCGGGGAACAAGGTGTACCATCTCTTCGCCCGGTTCCGCATTGCCATCAGTTTCCCGGACCTCAGCATGATGGGCAACAACAGCTTCATGTCCATCATGAGCGCGCCGGGAGCGATCAAGGACGCGCTGACGGAAGTGGTGTCCAGGGACAAAGAGAAGAAATAGTCAGCTGGGTGCCGATGGCTCAACAGGATAACAAGTCCGGGTTTGGATACCAAGTGCAGTGAAACGACTCAATTGTTCCGGTGCGCTCAGGGATCTGTGCGGCAAGGGAGGAGAGGGGTCCTCATGACCAAAAAATGGAGCGTTCTTTTTTGCGATCCCTTTATGAAGCCCTGCCCGGTCTCGGAGTTTCTTGATTCATGCAGTTCCGAGCATCAGGTAAAGGTTCTGCACTTCCTCGAACTGCTGGAGGAGATGGGTCCCACACTGCCCCGGCCCTATGCGGACCTCCTGGAAGACGGCATCCACGAATTACGGGTCAGCCTCTCCGGCGACCCCATGCGATTGCTCTATTTTTTCTGTTTCGAGACCTATATCATTGTGTACCGCGCGCTCCGGAAAAATTCGAGCAAAGTCCCTGTTGCATACATTCAGGAAACGCGGCGATACCGCGAGATGTTCCTGGGCCGTGTGGGCCGCAACGATCTGGAGAAATACCGTCATGAAGACCTTCAGGAGATATCTCAGGGATAAGTGCGCCGACCCTGAGTTCCTCAAACGCTACCAGGACCAATGCACGATTTGCCCGAAGACGGTGCAGATCATTACTGCGATCGCAGAACAGGGGCTTTCGAATGAAGCGGCGGCACGGAAGGCGGGTGTTGATCCGGAACATCTGGCGCTGCTGGAATCCGCAGACCGATGCTCGTTCGATGAAGTCAAAAAGCTTTCTATCGCACTTGGCCTTTCATTACCCGATGGATGTAATAAAAAGGCGTCCTCGTAAACATTTTCAGTAACGACAGGGAGAAGAAATATATCTTGATACTACGGCAAGCAAGGCGCTCGCAGGTTGTGAGTAAACGTGATAAACGGGATGGTGCAATGATTTGGCTCTATGGGTCTGGCGGGAAAACCGTGGCATGAACAGTCCTCGTTTTTTTTTGACAAGGTGATAGTGATATGGTATAGTTCTGCTGCATTCTGAATTCAGTGATGTATCTATCAATAAGAAAGGGAGGAAAGAGTAATGAAGAAATATCTAGGCTGTTTGGTTCTGAGCATGACGCTTTTTCTCGGCGTTCAACCGGTATTTGCACAGGCGAATTTGGAATACCAGATCCTGACAAAGGAGATCCAGTCGCTCAAGCAGGATATTCAAGAGCTCAAGAAACTCGTTCAGGGTATTAAACAGGCGCCGGCTGGCGGGGGTGGCGGCGGTGAATTCAAAGAAGCAATGATCAACATCAAGGGCGCACCCATGAGGGGGGATAAGAACGCAAAGCTCGCATTGCTCGAATATACAGATTATCAATGACCATTCTGTGGAAGACACGTCCGTGAGACGGAGCCGCAGATATATAAGGAATATGTTGACACCGGAAAGCTGAAGCACGTGTTTATGGATTTCCCCCTGGA
The nucleotide sequence above comes from Nitrospirota bacterium. Encoded proteins:
- a CDS encoding type II toxin-antitoxin system RelE/ParE family toxin; protein product: MTKKWSVLFCDPFMKPCPVSEFLDSCSSEHQVKVLHFLELLEEMGPTLPRPYADLLEDGIHELRVSLSGDPMRLLYFFCFETYIIVYRALRKNSSKVPVAYIQETRRYREMFLGRVGRNDLEKYRHEDLQEISQG
- a CDS encoding helix-turn-helix domain-containing protein — its product is MKTFRRYLRDKCADPEFLKRYQDQCTICPKTVQIITAIAEQGLSNEAAARKAGVDPEHLALLESADRCSFDEVKKLSIALGLSLPDGCNKKASS